A window of the Virgibacillus pantothenticus genome harbors these coding sequences:
- a CDS encoding GntR family transcriptional regulator, translated as MELPIHLSKTSREPIYHQIENQIKTLIASGQLAEGDMLPSIRALAKDLETSVITIRRAYQNLEYQGFIQTTQGKGTYVAPVDDGMKQQMKISEVYQAIETAIKIALSYDYTVEQLKEIFFEVINEKGGKSK; from the coding sequence GTGGAATTACCTATCCACCTTTCCAAAACATCACGAGAGCCGATTTATCACCAAATTGAAAACCAAATAAAAACACTTATTGCTAGTGGGCAACTTGCTGAAGGCGATATGCTCCCGTCTATACGCGCACTTGCAAAAGACCTGGAAACGAGTGTAATTACCATCCGTCGTGCGTATCAAAATTTGGAATATCAAGGCTTCATTCAAACGACCCAAGGAAAAGGGACATATGTTGCTCCAGTGGACGATGGGATGAAGCAGCAGATGAAAATATCTGAAGTTTACCAAGCAATCGAAACGGCGATCAAAATCGCACTTAGCTATGATTATACGGTAGAACAATTGAAGGAAATCTTTTTTGAAGTAATTAATGAAAAGGGAGGAAAAAGTAAATGA
- a CDS encoding superoxide dismutase family protein — MHKQTINIIIATMCLFVLSACNTTDDERTQGSEELEKLQSNEAEQKTTNVERDSSKKVMVSLKDRKQQEVATAIVTEEEQGVRIKLAGENFTPGKHGFHIHETGSCEEPDFSSAGEHFNPTNRSHGKKAPGGPHAGDLPNIEAADDGTVTADFLNEMVTLKPGEDHSLVKEGGTALVIHSDKDDYKTQPAGNAGERIACGVIKEAK; from the coding sequence ATGCATAAACAAACCATTAATATCATAATTGCCACGATGTGCTTGTTCGTTTTATCAGCCTGTAATACAACCGATGATGAACGAACGCAAGGAAGTGAAGAACTAGAAAAGCTACAGTCAAATGAGGCAGAACAAAAAACTACGAACGTAGAAAGGGATTCTTCGAAAAAGGTTATGGTTTCATTAAAGGATCGCAAGCAGCAAGAAGTAGCTACCGCAATAGTAACTGAAGAAGAGCAGGGCGTTCGTATTAAACTGGCTGGGGAAAATTTTACACCTGGGAAGCATGGTTTCCATATTCATGAAACAGGATCTTGTGAAGAACCTGATTTTAGTTCTGCAGGAGAGCATTTCAATCCAACAAACAGAAGCCATGGAAAGAAAGCGCCAGGTGGTCCGCACGCAGGCGATTTGCCCAATATAGAAGCAGCTGATGATGGAACTGTAACAGCTGACTTTTTAAACGAAATGGTCACACTCAAACCAGGGGAAGACCATTCATTAGTAAAGGAGGGTGGAACAGCTCTAGTCATTCATTCTGACAAAGACGATTACAAGACCCAACCTGCAGGGAATGCAGGGGAACGCATTGCCTGTGGCGTTATTAAGGAAGCAAAATAA
- a CDS encoding MurR/RpiR family transcriptional regulator — protein sequence MIDISKLIQGKNLTELDIQLLNYIIENIDHVLQQGVRHIAKVNYTSPATIIRLSKKLGYTGFVDMYYQLLPLIKEVEGKQTGVVDDFPEINTQEFFEYNTMETIELFINRVMKLEQTYIFLYATGFSAIAAEYLYKKLLVLGKKTILASGMDSIGVFENNLDNIGALVVISKSGETQQVIDKLVVAKEHHIFTVSFTKEIDNRIAGISDLNFKIIDNNKLDDRNMLPNIFFPRLLMTFELIIKEYLKTNTR from the coding sequence TTGATTGATATTAGTAAGTTAATTCAAGGGAAAAATCTCACAGAGTTAGACATTCAGCTTTTAAACTATATTATTGAAAATATTGATCATGTGTTACAACAAGGCGTACGTCACATCGCGAAGGTGAATTATACTTCTCCGGCAACGATTATTCGCTTATCCAAAAAGCTTGGCTATACAGGATTTGTAGATATGTATTATCAGTTATTGCCGTTAATAAAAGAAGTAGAGGGAAAACAAACAGGTGTGGTGGATGACTTTCCAGAAATTAATACACAGGAATTTTTCGAATACAATACTATGGAAACGATTGAATTATTTATAAATCGAGTAATGAAGTTAGAACAAACCTATATTTTCCTTTATGCCACTGGTTTTTCAGCTATAGCCGCTGAATACTTATATAAAAAGTTATTGGTTTTAGGTAAAAAAACGATATTGGCTAGCGGAATGGATTCGATCGGGGTTTTTGAAAATAATTTAGACAATATTGGTGCACTTGTCGTAATTTCAAAATCAGGAGAAACGCAACAAGTCATTGATAAATTAGTTGTTGCAAAGGAACATCATATTTTTACCGTTTCCTTTACCAAAGAGATAGACAATCGCATTGCCGGCATATCTGATTTAAACTTTAAAATTATCGACAATAATAAATTGGACGATCGAAATATGCTGCCAAACATCTTTTTTCCAAGATTATTAATGACCTTCGAGTTGATTATAAAGGAATATCTAAAAACAAATACCAGATAA
- the gnd gene encoding phosphogluconate dehydrogenase (NAD(+)-dependent, decarboxylating) has translation MNIGIIGLGKMGYNLALNLLDHQHNVVGFDKNEEQAASIAHQNYQPQSSVADLVQHLPVPRIVWLMVPAGEVTEKVIQELVPLLEKGDILIDGGNSHYKDTMKRKHFLDAQDIAFFDCGTSGGTDGARNGACTMIGGDKETFKQIEPLFQDISTDNGYLYTGETGSGHFLKMVHNGMEYGMMQAIAEGFDILHKSDFNYDYEKVAKVFNHGSVIRSWLMELAEQAFAKDAQLEQIRGIMHSSGEGKWTVETALDYEVAAPVIALSLMMRYRSLEDDTFTGKVVAALRNEFGGHDVVKNN, from the coding sequence ATGAATATTGGTATTATTGGTTTAGGAAAAATGGGTTACAATCTGGCACTAAATTTGCTTGATCATCAACATAATGTAGTAGGTTTTGACAAAAACGAAGAACAGGCTGCATCTATTGCACATCAAAATTATCAACCACAGTCCTCCGTGGCAGATCTAGTTCAACATTTACCGGTTCCACGGATTGTATGGTTAATGGTTCCTGCAGGGGAAGTTACGGAAAAAGTCATCCAAGAGTTGGTCCCGTTGTTAGAAAAAGGGGATATCTTAATTGATGGTGGAAACTCCCATTATAAAGATACGATGAAACGGAAACATTTTTTAGATGCTCAAGACATCGCCTTCTTTGATTGTGGTACTAGCGGAGGAACAGATGGTGCTAGAAATGGTGCTTGTACGATGATTGGCGGAGATAAAGAAACATTTAAACAGATTGAACCTCTATTTCAAGATATCTCCACGGATAATGGATACTTATATACTGGGGAAACCGGCAGCGGACATTTCCTAAAAATGGTTCACAATGGGATGGAATATGGTATGATGCAAGCAATCGCAGAAGGCTTTGACATTCTTCACAAAAGTGATTTTAATTATGATTATGAAAAAGTTGCCAAAGTATTTAACCATGGATCAGTTATTCGTTCCTGGTTAATGGAATTAGCGGAGCAGGCATTTGCAAAAGATGCGCAATTGGAACAGATTCGTGGGATTATGCATTCTTCTGGGGAAGGAAAATGGACGGTAGAAACTGCACTCGATTATGAAGTCGCAGCCCCCGTGATTGCTCTATCGTTAATGATGCGTTATCGTTCTTTAGAAGATGATACGTTTACGGGTAAAGTTGTAGCAGCACTCAGAAATGAGTTTGGTGGACATGATGTTGTAAAGAATAACTGA
- a CDS encoding DoxX family protein has protein sequence MIMNFIRNSSIAAGVLALIRIYIGYEWLVAGYGKITGGQFDASGYLQGAIASAGGEHPAVQGWWAVFLEKVALPNADIFTFLVMWGELLVGIALILGIFTNFSALMGITMNFAFLFSGTVSTNAQMVLLTVFLLVAGYNAGKFGLDRWVIPYLKGVFIKKESENLKIA, from the coding sequence ATGATTATGAATTTTATCCGTAACAGCAGTATAGCCGCAGGTGTTTTGGCACTTATTCGTATTTATATCGGCTACGAATGGCTCGTTGCCGGTTATGGTAAAATTACCGGAGGGCAATTTGACGCTTCGGGATACTTACAAGGGGCAATCGCAAGTGCAGGAGGAGAACATCCGGCAGTTCAAGGCTGGTGGGCAGTATTCTTGGAAAAAGTAGCCTTGCCAAATGCTGATATTTTTACTTTCCTCGTCATGTGGGGCGAATTGTTAGTTGGTATCGCACTTATCCTAGGGATATTCACAAATTTTTCAGCGTTGATGGGAATTACGATGAATTTTGCTTTCTTGTTTAGTGGAACAGTTAGTACGAATGCGCAAATGGTATTGCTTACTGTATTCTTGTTAGTGGCCGGTTACAATGCGGGAAAATTTGGTTTAGATAGATGGGTCATTCCATATTTGAAAGGTGTTTTTATAAAAAAAGAGAGTGAAAATTTAAAAATTGCTTAA
- a CDS encoding PH domain-containing protein — MGLFDGMMGNASEMDAKKAEQEVTELLATAENVEHAYKLIRDMMIFTNKRLILLDKQGVTGKKMEYHSIPYKNITHFSIETAGTFDLDAELKLWVSGSSEPIQKTFNKQLNIYKVQSVLANYVCK; from the coding sequence ATGGGATTATTTGATGGAATGATGGGTAACGCATCTGAAATGGATGCCAAAAAAGCAGAGCAAGAAGTAACTGAGCTGTTAGCTACAGCAGAGAATGTGGAACATGCGTATAAGCTAATCCGAGACATGATGATATTCACCAATAAGCGATTGATTCTTCTCGACAAGCAAGGGGTAACTGGAAAGAAAATGGAATACCATTCTATTCCATACAAAAACATCACACACTTTTCGATCGAAACTGCTGGAACTTTTGATCTAGATGCAGAGTTAAAACTATGGGTATCCGGAAGCTCAGAACCAATTCAAAAGACATTTAATAAGCAATTAAATATTTACAAAGTACAATCTGTCCTAGCCAACTACGTCTGCAAGTAA
- a CDS encoding ABC transporter ATP-binding protein, producing MSTILTVENLGKIFKDKQVISNISFEVNQGEIMAILGPNGAGKSTTIRNIMGILYPDEGKITFSNYTDNTIPRHKIGYLPEERGLYKNVKVMDILLYLAELKDYPLDRAKQRALHYLKKFDLEGKEKVSIDELSKGMGQKVQFIASIIHEPELLILDEPFSGLDPVSQELFKQEIRQLADNGTAILLSSHQMNLVEEMADRLFMIHRGKKVIYGDMDAVKTKFANFKCTIHGDNQKEALEQLPNVQRVEQENGHHIIYLHKEIQPVWWLKQLPDQLDVRELRLDRISLHEIFIDIATDKNLMQEAGEAYA from the coding sequence TTGAGTACGATATTAACGGTAGAAAATCTTGGCAAGATATTTAAGGATAAGCAAGTGATTTCTAATATTTCCTTTGAAGTAAATCAAGGTGAAATTATGGCCATACTTGGACCAAATGGAGCAGGGAAATCGACTACAATCCGCAATATTATGGGCATTTTATATCCCGACGAAGGGAAAATTACCTTTTCGAATTATACGGATAATACCATACCGCGTCATAAAATAGGCTATTTACCGGAAGAGCGCGGATTATATAAAAATGTCAAGGTTATGGATATTTTGCTGTATTTAGCAGAGTTAAAAGACTATCCACTGGACCGTGCTAAGCAACGCGCATTACATTATTTAAAAAAATTTGATTTGGAAGGTAAAGAAAAGGTAAGTATTGATGAGCTTTCCAAAGGGATGGGGCAAAAAGTCCAATTCATTGCTTCCATTATCCATGAGCCTGAGTTATTAATCCTTGACGAACCGTTTTCTGGCTTGGATCCAGTGAGTCAGGAGTTATTTAAACAGGAAATTCGCCAGCTTGCTGATAACGGCACAGCTATTCTCCTCTCCTCTCACCAAATGAATCTTGTCGAAGAAATGGCTGACCGTCTGTTTATGATTCACCGTGGCAAGAAAGTAATTTATGGTGATATGGATGCAGTAAAAACAAAATTTGCTAACTTTAAATGCACCATTCATGGAGATAATCAAAAAGAAGCGCTGGAGCAACTGCCAAATGTACAGCGTGTAGAACAAGAAAATGGGCATCATATTATCTACTTACATAAAGAGATTCAGCCAGTGTGGTGGCTCAAGCAACTCCCTGATCAGCTTGATGTTCGAGAACTGCGCTTAGATCGTATTTCCTTACATGAAATCTTTATTGACATCGCAACGGATAAGAATCTAATGCAGGAAGCAGGTGAAGCGTATGCGTAA
- a CDS encoding PTS transporter subunit EIIC, protein MKQRIMEAMQRFSKAMFIPVLILPIAGILIALGNVFTNQRLLEVIPFLDNPVTTGFGSILSGSLVSILSNLGLIFAVGITVGLAKKEKSVAGFTALLGYLVFVNAMNKFMELSGLLVEAESLQGTGQTLVLGVQILDMGVFLGIILGIVTAYIHNKFIDTEFNGAFQIYGGSRFVFIVLIPVAVLMAVFLTYVWPVFQSGINSLGTLIQHSGNFGVFLYGALERLLIPTGLHHLVYTPFLYTSLGGVEEVGGQVLEGARNIYYAEIADPEVARLSKSVIWDARGIAKMFGLIGACLAMYHTAKPENKVKVKAILIPAAFTSFIAGVTEPIEFSFMFVAPLLFVVHAALSGFSMVVLNILDVRAIGPNGMIDFLLYNLPLGFEKTSWPMYILVGIIFFVIYYVVFRFLIKKFNFKTVGREEQGKETKLYSKQEYKAKKSKGKDNTNTANSDVASIIVDALGGAENIDTVTNCYTRLRLTLHQPNLVDEQTLKTKTGASGVIMKDKNVQVVYGLQVTTVRKAVDRYLGRGQTE, encoded by the coding sequence ATGAAGCAGAGAATAATGGAAGCGATGCAACGCTTTTCGAAAGCTATGTTTATTCCAGTTCTTATTTTACCAATTGCAGGGATTCTTATAGCTCTTGGAAATGTATTTACAAACCAACGATTACTTGAAGTAATTCCATTTTTAGATAATCCCGTTACAACTGGATTTGGATCCATCTTATCGGGCTCATTAGTTTCGATATTAAGTAATTTAGGGTTAATTTTTGCTGTCGGTATAACAGTAGGCTTAGCCAAAAAAGAAAAATCTGTAGCAGGATTTACCGCATTATTAGGATATTTAGTATTTGTTAATGCGATGAATAAATTTATGGAACTAAGCGGTCTACTCGTTGAAGCAGAATCATTGCAAGGTACTGGACAAACATTGGTATTAGGAGTCCAGATATTAGATATGGGAGTTTTTCTAGGAATTATTCTCGGTATTGTAACCGCTTATATTCACAATAAATTTATTGATACGGAATTTAATGGTGCCTTCCAAATTTATGGCGGTTCCCGGTTTGTATTTATTGTCTTAATTCCAGTGGCTGTGTTAATGGCGGTGTTTCTCACCTATGTTTGGCCTGTTTTTCAAAGTGGAATCAACAGCCTTGGCACATTAATTCAACATAGTGGTAATTTTGGAGTGTTTCTATATGGTGCGTTGGAGAGGCTACTTATTCCAACTGGTTTGCATCATTTAGTCTATACCCCATTTCTATACACTTCTCTCGGTGGGGTTGAAGAAGTTGGGGGACAAGTGTTAGAAGGTGCAAGAAATATTTACTATGCAGAAATTGCCGACCCTGAAGTAGCTCGTTTATCTAAAAGTGTCATCTGGGATGCTCGTGGTATTGCAAAAATGTTTGGCTTAATTGGTGCATGTTTAGCCATGTACCATACCGCAAAACCAGAAAATAAAGTAAAAGTAAAGGCAATTTTAATTCCAGCTGCATTTACTTCCTTTATTGCCGGAGTCACGGAACCAATTGAATTCTCCTTTATGTTTGTGGCACCACTCTTATTTGTTGTTCATGCTGCTCTAAGTGGTTTCAGTATGGTGGTATTAAACATATTGGATGTTCGAGCCATCGGACCAAACGGAATGATTGACTTTTTATTATATAATCTCCCGCTTGGTTTTGAAAAAACAAGTTGGCCGATGTATATCTTAGTAGGAATCATATTCTTTGTTATTTATTATGTTGTATTTCGTTTCTTAATTAAGAAATTCAATTTCAAAACGGTTGGTCGTGAAGAACAAGGTAAAGAAACAAAATTGTATTCTAAACAAGAATACAAAGCAAAAAAGAGTAAAGGAAAAGACAACACAAATACGGCAAACTCAGATGTTGCAAGCATTATTGTTGATGCCCTTGGCGGTGCAGAAAATATTGATACCGTGACAAACTGCTACACGAGGCTGCGCCTCACATTGCATCAACCAAACTTAGTTGATGAACAGACATTAAAAACAAAAACGGGCGCAAGTGGAGTCATTATGAAAGATAAAAACGTTCAAGTAGTATATGGCTTACAGGTAACAACTGTTCGTAAAGCAGTGGATCGTTATTTAGGCAGAGGACAAACAGAATAA
- a CDS encoding ABC transporter ATP-binding protein: protein MRPLLTITDLEKQLDHLHIGPLQLTIESGTITTLAGANGAGKSTILKLMMNLAKRDKGSIQLLDIETNGSDESWKQHITYQAQTIIGWDPFTGNKLKAFISSLYPNWDELLFKQMVDLFQIPLDQRFGKLSQGVQQKLHLALTLPRNTSLLLLDEPTSFLDIPTKQKLMNLLVKWMEQDDRAIIMTSHQSADIMKLSDYIAVLKKGKLIGTFEKETLIHSHRRYWISNSNHLPAWTIPGEIFRTKRYLISNAPEQTEAFLQQEQINWTQQESLDLEEILTLLIEGR, encoded by the coding sequence ATGAGACCTTTGCTAACGATAACAGATTTGGAAAAACAGCTCGACCACTTACATATAGGCCCGCTCCAATTAACTATAGAGTCTGGCACCATTACAACACTTGCAGGTGCAAATGGAGCTGGTAAAAGCACCATTCTTAAGCTAATGATGAATTTAGCTAAACGAGACAAAGGAAGTATTCAACTATTGGATATAGAAACAAATGGTTCAGATGAAAGCTGGAAACAACATATCACGTACCAAGCACAAACGATCATTGGTTGGGATCCTTTCACTGGAAACAAGTTAAAAGCGTTTATTTCATCTCTCTATCCAAATTGGGATGAACTGCTCTTTAAGCAGATGGTAGATTTATTTCAAATTCCGTTAGATCAGCGTTTTGGAAAATTGTCGCAAGGGGTCCAGCAAAAACTTCATCTCGCACTTACTTTACCGAGAAATACGTCCTTGTTACTGCTCGATGAACCAACTTCTTTTTTAGACATTCCAACAAAGCAAAAGCTGATGAATCTACTTGTAAAATGGATGGAGCAAGACGATCGGGCCATTATAATGACTAGTCACCAATCCGCAGATATCATGAAACTTTCTGACTATATAGCCGTATTAAAGAAAGGGAAGCTGATCGGAACCTTTGAAAAAGAGACCCTCATTCATAGCCACCGGCGGTATTGGATAAGCAATAGCAACCACCTTCCAGCATGGACTATTCCGGGGGAAATATTTCGTACAAAGCGTTATCTTATCTCAAATGCGCCTGAACAAACGGAAGCTTTTTTACAACAAGAGCAAATAAATTGGACACAACAAGAATCTCTTGACCTGGAAGAGATCCTTACTTTACTTATAGAAGGGAGGTAA
- a CDS encoding MurR/RpiR family transcriptional regulator: protein MNQVNQHGLARIRSNYSRLSDKEKKIADYILQQPKAIIHHTINQIADELEVAESTVFRFCQRVGFKGYQALKIALAAEVVEPVTDIHEKIQAGDDIGTVSEKVFRSNMKTLEDTLKITDQTALNDAVQALIKAERVEFFGIGGSAIVSIDAYHKFLRSGIHVYANLDAHMQLMSASQLGEKDVAVIISHSGSTKDIIDILHVLRDKQVTTIAITNFAKSSLSKHADILLYTVSEETEFRPEALSSRIAELTLIDALYTNVMLAKGESAQQALQDMRKAIALKRL, encoded by the coding sequence ATGAATCAAGTTAATCAACACGGTTTAGCCCGTATACGTAGCAATTATAGCCGTCTGAGTGATAAAGAAAAAAAGATCGCTGACTATATTCTGCAACAACCAAAAGCAATTATTCACCATACGATCAATCAGATTGCTGATGAGCTGGAAGTGGCAGAATCAACCGTGTTTCGTTTTTGTCAGCGTGTAGGATTTAAAGGATATCAAGCGTTGAAAATCGCACTCGCTGCAGAGGTGGTTGAACCCGTAACAGATATCCATGAAAAAATTCAAGCTGGCGATGACATCGGAACGGTTAGTGAAAAAGTGTTTCGTTCCAATATGAAAACGTTAGAAGATACGTTGAAAATTACCGACCAAACGGCATTGAATGATGCGGTTCAGGCTCTTATTAAAGCGGAAAGGGTAGAGTTTTTTGGGATTGGTGGTTCGGCAATTGTATCCATTGATGCGTATCATAAATTTCTTCGCAGTGGGATTCATGTTTATGCAAATTTAGATGCGCATATGCAATTAATGTCAGCCTCTCAATTAGGAGAAAAGGATGTAGCGGTCATTATTTCTCATTCCGGCTCAACCAAGGATATAATTGATATATTGCATGTATTGCGGGATAAGCAAGTAACGACAATTGCCATCACCAACTTTGCTAAATCATCATTGTCCAAGCACGCAGATATTTTATTGTATACAGTGTCTGAGGAAACGGAATTTCGTCCCGAGGCTTTATCCTCAAGAATTGCCGAACTGACTTTAATAGATGCGCTGTATACGAATGTGATGCTTGCCAAAGGGGAATCTGCTCAACAAGCTTTACAGGATATGCGAAAAGCAATTGCATTAAAACGGCTATAA
- a CDS encoding nucleoside triphosphate pyrophosphohydrolase, with translation MSNYHKLVRDQIPEIITNNGQQAITKNLTPKEYHMELKKKAEEELREYFQAEGSEPALEELADLLEVIQALAKTHGGSFQTIEALRKKKREERGGFDKGVFLIFVQ, from the coding sequence GTGTCCAATTATCATAAGCTTGTTCGGGATCAAATACCAGAAATAATTACTAATAATGGACAGCAAGCGATAACGAAAAATCTTACTCCAAAGGAATATCATATGGAGTTAAAGAAAAAGGCAGAAGAGGAGTTACGCGAATATTTCCAAGCTGAAGGTAGTGAACCGGCACTGGAAGAATTAGCGGATCTTTTGGAAGTGATTCAAGCATTGGCAAAAACACATGGTGGTTCTTTTCAAACAATTGAAGCCTTACGTAAAAAGAAGCGAGAAGAGAGAGGGGGATTTGATAAAGGTGTGTTTTTAATTTTTGTTCAATAA